From the Pseudomonas putida genome, one window contains:
- a CDS encoding acetyl-CoA C-acetyltransferase, with amino-acid sequence MGSTRRVAILGGNRIPFARSNGAYASASNQAMLTAALEGLIERYRLHGLRLGEVVAGAVLKHSRDMSLTRECVLGSRLSPQTPAYDIQQACGTGLEAALLVANKIALGQIDCGIAGGVDTTSDAPIGVNEGLRRILLQANRGKTLAERLKPFLQLRPSHLKPELPRNGEPRTGLSMGEHCERMAQTWAIGRAEQDALALHSHQQLAASYNEGWQNDLLTPFLGLTRDNNLRTDLTLEQLAGLKPSFDRSGLGTLTPGNSTPLTDGASMVLLGSEQWAQQQGLPVLAYLVDGETAAVDFVTGREGLLMAPVYAVPRLLARNGLTLQDFDYYEIHEAFAAQVLCTLKAWEDAEYCRERLGLDAPLGAIDRSKLNIKGSSLAAGHPFAATGGRILANLAKLLAKAGKGRGLISICAAGGQGVTVIVER; translated from the coding sequence ATGGGTTCAACTCGCCGGGTCGCGATCCTGGGCGGCAACCGTATTCCCTTCGCCCGCTCCAACGGCGCCTACGCTTCCGCCAGCAACCAGGCGATGCTGACCGCAGCCCTGGAAGGCTTGATCGAGCGTTATCGCCTGCACGGGCTGCGCTTGGGCGAAGTGGTGGCAGGGGCGGTGCTCAAGCACTCACGGGACATGAGCCTGACACGCGAATGCGTGCTCGGCTCGCGCCTGTCGCCGCAGACGCCGGCCTACGACATTCAGCAGGCCTGCGGCACAGGCCTGGAAGCGGCGCTGCTGGTGGCCAACAAGATTGCCCTCGGGCAGATCGACTGTGGCATCGCCGGTGGCGTGGACACCACGTCCGACGCCCCCATCGGCGTCAACGAGGGGCTACGACGCATCCTCTTGCAGGCCAATCGCGGCAAGACATTGGCTGAGCGACTCAAACCGTTCCTGCAGTTGCGCCCAAGCCACCTGAAACCCGAACTGCCGCGCAATGGCGAGCCCCGCACCGGGCTGTCGATGGGCGAGCATTGTGAACGCATGGCGCAAACCTGGGCGATTGGCCGCGCCGAGCAGGACGCGCTGGCGCTGCACAGCCACCAACAGCTGGCGGCCTCGTACAACGAGGGCTGGCAGAATGACCTGCTGACGCCCTTCCTGGGCCTCACCCGTGACAACAACCTGCGCACGGACCTGACCTTGGAGCAACTGGCCGGGCTCAAGCCGTCATTCGACCGCAGCGGCCTGGGCACGCTGACGCCGGGCAACTCCACGCCGCTCACCGATGGCGCCTCCATGGTGCTGCTTGGCAGCGAGCAATGGGCACAGCAGCAGGGGCTGCCGGTGCTGGCCTACCTGGTCGATGGCGAAACCGCCGCCGTGGATTTCGTCACCGGGCGCGAAGGGCTGCTGATGGCGCCAGTGTATGCAGTGCCACGCCTGTTGGCGCGCAATGGCCTGACCTTGCAGGACTTCGATTACTACGAAATCCACGAAGCCTTTGCCGCGCAGGTATTGTGCACCCTGAAAGCCTGGGAGGATGCCGAGTATTGCCGTGAACGGCTGGGGCTGGATGCACCGCTTGGGGCCATCGACCGCAGCAAGCTCAACATTAAGGGCAGTTCGCTGGCAGCCGGCCATCCCTTCGCGGCTACCGGCGGGCGGATCTTGGCCAATTTGGCGAAGTTGCTGGCCAAGGCCGGAAAAGGGCGTGGCCTGATATCCATCTGCGCAGCCGGTGGGCAAGGGGTCACGGTGATCGTCGAGCGCTGA
- a CDS encoding AraC family transcriptional regulator has translation MQTIGHPRAIPALDQLPRPLYARAESLGAGSWTTRHSHDWVQFSYAISGVLGVYTDDGSYFAPPQWGVWIPAGAEHEVVTSGQAEMRSLYIRRDACPWAPAQCRVLEVTALARELIKQFCLFPAEYAEGDSVEGRLVAVLLDQLRTLPEVGFSLPLPRHPGLLALCNGLIAAPDQVQTLQQWAVQLGCSEKTLMRLFQRQTGLSFRNWRQRMRLLSSLALLEAGESVTEAALGCGYDSTSAYIAAFKQLFGATPGELKL, from the coding sequence ATGCAGACGATCGGACATCCCCGTGCCATTCCTGCCCTGGACCAGCTGCCCAGGCCTTTGTACGCCCGCGCCGAAAGTCTCGGCGCCGGCTCCTGGACGACGCGCCATAGCCACGACTGGGTGCAGTTTTCCTACGCCATCAGTGGTGTATTGGGGGTGTATACCGACGATGGCAGCTACTTCGCCCCGCCGCAGTGGGGCGTGTGGATACCGGCCGGTGCCGAACATGAAGTGGTGACGTCCGGGCAGGCCGAAATGCGCAGCCTGTATATCCGCCGTGATGCCTGCCCGTGGGCGCCGGCGCAATGCCGGGTACTGGAGGTGACAGCACTGGCACGGGAGCTGATCAAGCAGTTCTGCCTGTTCCCGGCTGAATACGCCGAGGGTGACAGTGTCGAAGGTCGTCTGGTGGCTGTTCTGCTCGATCAGTTGCGCACCTTGCCCGAGGTCGGGTTCTCCCTGCCGCTACCGCGGCATCCGGGGCTGTTGGCGTTGTGCAATGGGCTGATAGCCGCGCCGGATCAGGTGCAGACGTTGCAGCAGTGGGCGGTGCAGCTGGGGTGCTCGGAAAAGACCTTGATGCGGCTGTTCCAGCGCCAGACCGGGTTGAGTTTTCGTAACTGGCGCCAGCGGATGCGGCTGCTGTCGTCGCTGGCATTGCTGGAGGCGGGGGAAAGTGTGACCGAGGCGGCGTTGGGTTGTGGCTATGATTCAACTTCGGCTTATATTGCGGCCTTCAAGCAGTTGTTCGGGGCGACTCCGGGTGAACTGAAACTATGA
- a CDS encoding methyl-accepting chemotaxis protein, with protein MVATANEVARSCSQAAQSADSGQQQAREGQQQIDAAVSSVDRLSQEIEQSAQSIQQLERDSNAIQSILGTIRSIAEQTNLLALNAAIEAARAGEQGRGFAVVADEVRALAKRTADSTAEIDGLLGNLASRTAEVAEQMHASLEVSQQSVSRIGLARDSFGQIRESVDIIRDMNTQIATAAEEQHQVAEDINRHISQIHGDAQLVAELAQAARQDSESLAGLSNELDSLVRRFRT; from the coding sequence ATGGTCGCCACCGCCAACGAAGTGGCCCGTTCCTGCAGCCAGGCCGCGCAATCGGCCGACAGCGGCCAGCAGCAGGCCCGCGAAGGCCAGCAGCAGATCGACGCAGCAGTCAGCAGCGTCGACCGCCTGAGCCAGGAGATCGAGCAGTCGGCCCAGTCGATCCAGCAACTGGAGCGCGACAGCAACGCCATCCAGTCGATCCTCGGCACCATTCGCTCGATTGCCGAGCAGACCAACCTGCTGGCACTCAACGCAGCGATCGAAGCAGCCCGGGCCGGGGAGCAGGGCCGTGGCTTTGCCGTGGTGGCCGACGAGGTACGGGCACTGGCCAAGCGCACGGCCGACTCCACGGCCGAAATCGATGGCCTGCTGGGTAACCTGGCCAGCCGCACCGCCGAAGTGGCCGAGCAGATGCATGCCAGCCTGGAGGTGTCGCAGCAGTCGGTCAGCCGCATTGGTCTGGCCCGTGACAGTTTCGGGCAGATTCGCGAGTCGGTGGACATCATTCGCGACATGAACACGCAGATCGCCACGGCGGCGGAAGAACAGCACCAGGTGGCCGAAGACATCAACCGCCATATCAGCCAGATTCATGGCGATGCGCAGTTGGTGGCGGAACTGGCCCAGGCGGCGCGTCAGGACTCCGAGAGCCTGGCCGGGCTGTCCAATGAACTGGACTCGCTGGTGCGTCGCTTCCGCACCTGA